TCTCGGCATAATCGGCGGCAGCCTTTTTGAGCAGCGGCTTGACCATGTCGACATCCGGTGAGAACCAGTCGCCGGCCTTCTTCCAGTCCTTGCCGTCCCATTCGACCACATAGACCTTGTGATGGCCGGAGTGATCCTCGCATGACAGCTTCATCGGCAGGGCGAAGCCTTCCATGCCGATTTCCTTGAGACGCGCCTCGGTGATGTCGAGGTTTTCAAGGCCACTGCGCATGTCGACCGCGTCGATCACAGTCTTGCCTGTGAGTTCCTGCGCACGACGGATGCCTTCGGCGATCAGCATCGAGTTGTAGACACCGCGGTTGTAGAGGTTGTCAGCGAATTTCGCCGGATCAACCTGGCTCTTGCCGGCGTCGACAACATACTTCTTGATGTCCTGGATGACGCCGAAGTCGGACCCCACACCGTGGAAGTTGAGCGTGCGGTAACCCTTGGCGGCCTCACCGCCGGCTGCCGCATCATCATTGCCGCCCGACCACCAGATGCCGTAGAAATTTTCCATATTATAGCGGATCTTGGTGGCTTCCTTGACCGCGGTCGGGCTCATGGCGCCCCAGCCCCACATGATCATGTAGTCAGGCCGGTCGCGGCGGATATTGAGCCACTGGGAAGACTGGTTCTGCATTTCCTTGCCCGGAACCGGGTACTGCAGCAGCTCAAAGCCCATGTCGCTGGACATCTGCTCGAGCAGCGGGATCGGCTCGCGACCATACCCGGCATCAAGGAAGATATAACCGATCTTCTTGCCCTTGAGATTTTCGGCGCCGCCTTCGCGGTTGGCGATGTCGGTGACAATCGCCGAGGCGCCGTCCCAGTAGGTGTTCGGCGGGTTGAACACCCACGGGAAGGTGTTGCCTTCAGCCGCGGCCGACAGACCATAGGCCATCGACAGAACCGGGATCTTGTCCACGGACGCCTTCGGGATCACCTGCAGCGTAATGCCGGTCGAATAGGGGCTGATGACCAGCGCGCCTTCGCTCTTGACCTGCTCGTAGCACTCGACGCCCTTCTGCGTGTCATAACCGGTTTCGCACTCGCCCACCCGGATCTTGACACCATTGATCCCGCCATCACGCTCATTGAGCATGGTGAGATAGTCATGCATGCCATTGGCGATCGGAATGCCCGAACCCGCAAAGGGGCCGGTCCGGTAGCTGAACAGCGGTACAAACAATTCTTCAGCAAAAGCCGGCAATGCCGTGCCTGCCAACGTGCCGGCCAGGATGGTTCCGGCAATCAGACGCTTAAGTCGCATTGTATTCCTCCCATTCGGCGTGGGGATCACGCCAGTTCGGGGACCCTGTTCCTCCCGGCATTCTCGGTCCAGACGGGTCCCCTGCCCGGACAATGCCTTCCTTACAACGCTTGCGGGCCGCCTCCTCCGGCGAGACCCGCAAACGCCATTCGCTCAGCCGTATGGAAACGGCCAGACTCGCATTTTCTCCTTGGCGAGCGACCAGAGCCTTGCCAGCCCGTGTGGTTCGACAATGAGAAAGAAGATGATCAACGCGCCCACGATCATGGTCGCGACGTGGAAAACGGTTTCAGCATTGATGTCGATGCCCATCGCCGGCAATCCCGCGCGCAGCACGATCGGCAGGCCCCAGATGAAGGCG
The DNA window shown above is from Hoeflea phototrophica DFL-43 and carries:
- a CDS encoding ABC transporter substrate-binding protein, coding for MRLKRLIAGTILAGTLAGTALPAFAEELFVPLFSYRTGPFAGSGIPIANGMHDYLTMLNERDGGINGVKIRVGECETGYDTQKGVECYEQVKSEGALVISPYSTGITLQVIPKASVDKIPVLSMAYGLSAAAEGNTFPWVFNPPNTYWDGASAIVTDIANREGGAENLKGKKIGYIFLDAGYGREPIPLLEQMSSDMGFELLQYPVPGKEMQNQSSQWLNIRRDRPDYMIMWGWGAMSPTAVKEATKIRYNMENFYGIWWSGGNDDAAAGGEAAKGYRTLNFHGVGSDFGVIQDIKKYVVDAGKSQVDPAKFADNLYNRGVYNSMLIAEGIRRAQELTGKTVIDAVDMRSGLENLDITEARLKEIGMEGFALPMKLSCEDHSGHHKVYVVEWDGKDWKKAGDWFSPDVDMVKPLLKKAAADYAESNAPWPERTEACLN